In Cicer arietinum cultivar CDC Frontier isolate Library 1 chromosome 7, Cicar.CDCFrontier_v2.0, whole genome shotgun sequence, the genomic window AAagaattaacattttggtttgaATAATCGTAagaaaactataataataaccacaaaattaaaaatcttgCTATAACTAAGAATTATAATCGTCGAGCAAAAAGTGTAGCTTGTCATTGATCCTAAATGACCAAATGTTGAGTTTTTGATCCTCTTTCAAATTGTTTTACAACAAAAGAAGCTTCCAATTCTTAATAAGATTATAAACACTAGTCGGTTGCATCTTTGACTTTTTGTGCATCTTCCACATTTTCAAAGACATAGTAAATTCTCTAAACGAAGAATCCAACACAATCACTTCCAACCCAAGAGGTTTATCTTCTTCCTTTGTATCTAATATCTTCTTCTCCCTCTCAGTGAGAAAATCACATGTGATTTTGTTAAGTGGCATTGAAAGACGATTGTTATTTACGTTGAGATCCGTTTTAAACAACTTCTTGCACATAACATATCTTACTTTAGTACCATTCAACTTTGTGATCTTGTCCATGACATGAATAGGCAATTTTGGTAGTTGTGATGATTCATTTTCGTTTATGATATTTGGTTTCACTCTTCTTTCTCCATAAGACGTGCTACCTTCGTCACTTGAGCAACACCTCTTCTTGCTATTATCCAATTTCTCTTCTTTCATAGAGTTTTGTAAAATAAGAGGTGAATTTGTTTCTTGACAAACACTTTGACGTAGTTCTTCAATTTGTGATAATTTTTCATTGGTGTAGAAATGTGGAGCAACTTGTgctaaaataacatttaaagtGAAATGAACTTTTGGATTGAAAGGAGTgctctttttcttttccatcaTAGTTTCTATATCTCGAAACATTGTTTTATTCTCCATTAAgctttcttttctcttttaataatgttgtgattaaaatttatcatatcaatagtgta contains:
- the LOC101492533 gene encoding uncharacterized protein — its product is MENKTMFRDIETMMEKKKSTPFNPKVHFTLNVILAQVAPHFYTNEKLSQIEELRQSVCQETNSPLILQNSMKEEKLDNSKKRCCSSDEGSTSYGERRVKPNIINENESSQLPKLPIHVMDKITKLNGTKVRYVMCKKLFKTDLNVNNNRLSMPLNKITCDFLTEREKKILDTKEEDKPLGLEVIVLDSSFREFTMSLKMWKMHKKSKMQPTSVYNLIKNWKLLLL